One Cuculus canorus isolate bCucCan1 chromosome 2, bCucCan1.pri, whole genome shotgun sequence genomic region harbors:
- the LOC128851473 gene encoding sericin-1-like, translating into MAAHAVGQLPPNPEEEDFIRAYEDVRERYKGTAPWGSAHLGALGSTGGTGSTGSTGGTGSTGGTGSTGSTGGTGGTGSTGGTGSTGTLGALGALGSTGSTGGTGSALGALGALGGTGSTGGTGGHWGALGALGALGALGALGALGALGALGAL; encoded by the exons ATGGCGGCCcacgctgtggggcagctgccCCCCAACCCCGAGGAGGAGGACTTCATCCGGGCCTACGAGGACGTGCGGGAGCGCTACAAAGGTACAGCGCCGTGGGGCAGCGCCCAT ctgggggcactggggagcactgggggcactgggagcactgggagcactggtggcactgggagcactgggggcactgggagcactgggagcactgggggcactggtggcactgggagcactgggggcactgggagcactggga cactgggggcactgggagcactggggagcactgggagcactgggggcactgggagcgct ctgggagcactgggagcactggggggcactgggagcactgggggcactggggggcactggggggcactgggagcactgggagcactgggggcactgggagcactgggggcactgggggcactgggagcactgggggcactg